One window of Psychrobacillus sp. FSL H8-0483 genomic DNA carries:
- the pstA gene encoding phosphate ABC transporter permease PstA codes for MNGISSNGLYKKIKKSSDQVFTLGLWIITTFILVLIFGLLIYILSKGLPKISFGFLVGLPSEIDVGGGVGPFLINSIYVLIISLLISIPIGIGSGVYLAEYAPNNKMTDFIRTCVESLASVPSIVIGLFGYMLFVDIFNVGLTIIGAGITLSLLNLPVITRVTEEAIQAVQNDLREASYALGATKSLTISKIVISAALNGIVSGVSLAACRAFGESALILLVGGTGTSGEMWDWNFLSQGGTLPVHLWYVQSEALVEDASEIAEKTSALLVLITLILSLSMRLPLWIRDFRFHSKSKKG; via the coding sequence ATGAATGGAATTTCGTCTAACGGATTATATAAAAAAATAAAAAAATCGAGTGATCAAGTATTCACATTAGGTTTATGGATCATTACGACATTTATATTAGTGCTCATTTTTGGATTACTAATATATATTTTATCTAAGGGATTACCTAAAATTTCTTTTGGTTTTTTAGTAGGGCTACCTAGTGAGATTGATGTAGGTGGAGGAGTTGGTCCATTTTTAATTAACTCTATTTATGTGTTAATCATTTCGCTATTAATCTCCATTCCAATTGGAATTGGATCAGGAGTGTATTTAGCAGAATATGCACCAAACAATAAAATGACAGATTTTATTCGAACTTGTGTGGAAAGCTTAGCATCAGTTCCTTCTATTGTCATTGGTTTATTTGGTTACATGTTATTTGTTGATATATTTAATGTTGGTCTGACTATAATTGGTGCAGGTATTACACTTTCTCTTTTAAACTTACCTGTTATAACTCGAGTTACCGAGGAAGCAATCCAGGCTGTACAAAATGATTTAAGGGAAGCTTCCTATGCTCTAGGAGCAACCAAATCATTAACCATTTCAAAAATAGTGATATCTGCAGCTTTAAATGGAATTGTCAGTGGAGTAAGTCTTGCCGCATGTAGAGCATTTGGAGAGTCTGCCTTAATACTACTAGTAGGAGGTACAGGAACCTCCGGTGAAATGTGGGATTGGAATTTCTTGTCACAGGGAGGAACTTTACCAGTACACTTGTGGTATGTACAATCGGAAGCACTGGTAGAAGATGCATCCGAAATTGCTGAAAAAACTTCTGCTTTGTTAGTATTAATTACCCTTATATTGAGTTTATCCATGAGACTTCCATTATGGATAAGAGATTTTCGCTTTCATTCTAAATCTAAAAAAGGATAA
- the pstC gene encoding phosphate ABC transporter permease subunit PstC: MAKMEQELLELHTLTNKKEKRIKKSTYFYNRMFQLFCLLSVVILGLALLSIIFFVGRTGLLVFIDVSFQEFFFSTLWEPYDEKFGAATFILGTLALTGLTLLFAAPISIGVAIFTAEIAPDWLKRIVRPVLDLLVGIPSIVYGYLGLTILIPFLRNITGATMGDGLLAASIVLNIMVLPTISRISDDAISSVPMELREASYALGSTRMQTIIKVILPAASPGLFTAVILGMARSIGETMAVVMVIGNTPQLPSNLLTPTAVLTSNIVNQIIDVEFDSTWNYALYMMAFLLLLISNLLIIIIRKLRVKGA, encoded by the coding sequence ATGGCGAAAATGGAGCAGGAGCTACTGGAATTACATACGTTAACAAACAAGAAGGAAAAAAGAATAAAGAAGAGTACTTACTTTTATAATCGAATGTTTCAGCTTTTTTGTTTATTAAGTGTCGTAATTTTAGGACTAGCCCTATTATCTATTATTTTTTTTGTAGGTCGTACTGGATTATTAGTATTTATAGATGTTTCTTTTCAAGAATTCTTTTTTTCAACCTTATGGGAACCGTATGATGAAAAATTCGGTGCAGCTACCTTTATATTAGGAACACTTGCTTTAACGGGTTTAACTTTACTATTTGCAGCACCTATTTCCATAGGAGTTGCAATATTTACTGCTGAAATAGCTCCCGATTGGCTAAAGCGAATAGTGCGTCCAGTACTTGATTTATTAGTAGGTATTCCATCTATTGTTTACGGATATTTAGGTTTAACAATACTTATTCCTTTTTTAAGAAATATTACTGGAGCTACTATGGGAGATGGGCTTCTTGCAGCATCTATTGTATTAAACATTATGGTATTACCTACTATTTCAAGAATTAGTGATGATGCCATTTCTTCTGTCCCTATGGAGTTAAGAGAAGCAAGTTATGCACTTGGGAGTACGAGGATGCAAACGATTATAAAAGTGATTCTTCCTGCCGCATCACCTGGACTCTTCACTGCTGTTATTTTGGGAATGGCACGTTCAATAGGCGAAACTATGGCAGTTGTTATGGTCATAGGTAACACTCCCCAACTGCCATCCAATTTATTGACTCCAACTGCAGTATTAACAAGCAATATTGTAAATCAAATTATTGATGTAGAGTTCGATTCAACTTGGAATTACGCCCTTTACATGATGGCGTTCTTATTACTACTTATTTCAAACTTACTAATAATTATTATTAGAAAGCTTCGAGTAAAAGGAGCATGA
- a CDS encoding phosphate ABC transporter substrate-binding protein, whose translation MNIIKRVAILTLSLIVAVSFAFSGVASAATKGKIVVAGSTALLPLTQQAAKEFKKLNPKVSVSVSGSSSIAGPQSVTKGAATIGAVDWDATTDVPGFKAFSGLKAHKIAVIPFATIIHKENPVKNLTTKQLQDIYAGKIKNWKEVGGKDAAIVVVNRKHGSGTRVNYQMKALNGAAFMTKGDNYKEVGKSGEMVTGVDSNPNAIGYVDLAYVKGNIKAVDINGVAATTNNVINGTYKVWSYGYLVTKGEPKGADAEFIKYIQSSKFQNGSLTKLKFIPIAKMK comes from the coding sequence ATGAATATTATTAAACGTGTAGCGATTTTAACACTGTCATTAATTGTGGCTGTCAGTTTTGCATTCAGTGGTGTTGCTTCTGCAGCAACAAAGGGAAAAATTGTTGTAGCTGGATCAACAGCGTTACTACCATTGACACAACAAGCTGCTAAGGAATTTAAAAAGCTTAATCCTAAAGTGTCTGTATCAGTTTCAGGTTCTTCCTCTATTGCTGGCCCACAATCAGTAACAAAAGGCGCTGCAACAATAGGGGCTGTTGATTGGGATGCTACGACAGACGTTCCAGGATTTAAAGCATTTTCAGGACTGAAAGCACACAAAATAGCAGTTATTCCTTTTGCAACAATTATTCATAAAGAAAATCCTGTTAAAAATTTAACAACAAAGCAATTACAAGATATTTATGCTGGAAAAATTAAAAACTGGAAAGAAGTTGGCGGAAAAGATGCAGCAATTGTTGTTGTAAACCGCAAACACGGTTCTGGTACACGCGTAAACTATCAGATGAAAGCATTAAATGGAGCAGCTTTTATGACGAAAGGCGATAACTATAAAGAAGTAGGGAAAAGTGGGGAAATGGTTACTGGTGTTGATTCCAATCCAAATGCTATTGGTTACGTAGACCTTGCTTATGTAAAAGGGAATATTAAAGCAGTTGATATCAATGGGGTAGCAGCTACAACGAATAACGTTATTAATGGAACGTACAAAGTTTGGAGTTATGGTTATCTAGTAACAAAAGGCGAGCCAAAAGGTGCTGATGCGGAGTTCATTAAGTATATCCAAAGCAGTAAATTCCAAAATGGTTCTTTAACTAAATTGAAGTTTATCCCAATAGCTAAAATGAAATAA